Proteins from one Bacillus thuringiensis genomic window:
- a CDS encoding histidine phosphatase family protein, which produces MSLKQIIYLLRHGETELNVKGRYQGELDSPLTSDGIEQVKNNAKLLKVLIDNSKDWDFISSTLGRAQQSTEIVCEVIGYDRNKVKLDDRLKEVTVGKWAGLTTKEIEKSWPELMENTNNHNWYFNSPSGESYDSVVERVSEWLRSIQNKEKVIVMSHGLTGRIIRGVYQGITKDQALVLEVSQNTFFKLYDKQVESFCSEYDEFY; this is translated from the coding sequence ATGAGTTTGAAACAAATTATATATTTACTTAGACATGGAGAAACTGAATTAAATGTAAAAGGCCGGTATCAGGGAGAACTTGATTCACCACTAACGTCTGATGGCATTGAACAAGTCAAAAATAATGCAAAGTTACTAAAAGTACTAATAGATAACTCTAAAGATTGGGATTTTATTTCCAGTACATTAGGAAGGGCGCAACAAAGTACTGAAATAGTATGTGAGGTTATAGGTTACGATAGAAACAAAGTTAAACTGGACGATCGATTAAAAGAAGTCACTGTCGGTAAATGGGCTGGTTTAACTACAAAAGAAATTGAAAAATCTTGGCCAGAACTTATGGAAAATACTAATAATCACAATTGGTATTTTAATTCTCCTAGTGGAGAAAGCTATGATTCAGTTGTAGAGAGAGTATCTGAATGGCTACGTTCTATACAGAATAAAGAAAAAGTAATAGTAATGTCACATGGACTTACTGGAAGAATAATAAGAGGAGTATATCAGGGGATAACAAAAGATCAAGCATTAGTCTTAGAAGTATCACAGAATACTTTCTTTAAACTATATGATAAGCAAGTAGAAAGTTTTTGTTCAGAGTATGATGAATTTTATTAA
- a CDS encoding ThiF family adenylyltransferase, with amino-acid sequence MIQLYPFNVDIPIHIVQVGTGGTGSLVAQYVAQQMVTSRITEIKGILADADSIEEKNLRNQYFIKNEIGKKKADVLANRYSNPFGIDLRSYSEEYIETTDLLMKLFDSLKVNNKKESIKILISCVDNNFSRQQFHQFFNEQENIVYIDTGNDAVDLIKGNPSEETIKQQEESGYTGQTVTGLRVKGETILAPVAELYPDVLTDEDTIAPSDISCDQVIVSQPQRRITNQYSALAVNNMLNFIVNQYLIVNHHMVFHAKKGYSRAFPVTEEQRQLFNLTNKGIKE; translated from the coding sequence ATGATTCAATTATATCCATTTAATGTAGATATTCCTATTCATATTGTTCAAGTTGGTACTGGTGGTACGGGATCATTAGTGGCTCAGTATGTAGCGCAGCAAATGGTTACTTCTAGAATTACGGAAATCAAGGGGATTTTAGCAGATGCAGATAGTATTGAAGAGAAAAACTTAAGAAATCAGTATTTCATTAAAAATGAGATAGGTAAGAAAAAAGCAGACGTATTAGCAAATAGATATTCTAATCCGTTTGGAATTGATTTGCGGTCATATTCTGAAGAGTATATAGAAACTACTGATCTTTTAATGAAATTATTTGATTCATTGAAAGTAAATAATAAAAAGGAATCAATAAAAATTCTTATCAGCTGCGTCGATAATAATTTTTCAAGACAACAATTTCATCAATTTTTCAATGAACAAGAAAATATTGTTTATATAGACACAGGTAATGATGCAGTAGATTTAATAAAAGGAAATCCAAGTGAGGAAACTATTAAACAACAAGAAGAGAGCGGTTATACAGGGCAAACAGTAACAGGGTTAAGAGTGAAAGGTGAAACAATTTTAGCACCTGTTGCTGAATTGTATCCAGATGTTTTAACAGATGAGGATACAATAGCACCCAGTGATATTTCGTGTGATCAAGTAATAGTATCGCAGCCACAAAGACGTATTACAAATCAATACTCGGCTTTGGCGGTTAATAATATGTTGAATTTTATTGTTAATCAATATTTGATTGTAAATCATCATATGGTATTTCATGCGAAAAAGGGATATAGCAGGGCATTTCCTGTAACTGAGGAACAAAGACAGCTGTTTAATCTAACAAATAAGGGTATTAAAGAATAA
- the lepB gene encoding signal peptidase I: MEFDLQLKKRLISVFPILIFIIGVTLLLLRQFVFFPYKVSGVSMENTLFNNDKVLINHLTHSIDDLQRFDIVVVNSPLENTSNKKTIIKRVVGLPGDRIEYKSQMLYINGLQVKDAYSKGKTADFSLKNIYGFERVPNNTIFVLGDNREESLDSRFKEIGFISLNDIEGKVILRYKPLNKFMKF; encoded by the coding sequence ATGGAGTTTGATTTACAATTGAAAAAACGTCTAATTTCTGTTTTTCCAATATTAATATTTATAATTGGCGTTACCTTACTTTTACTAAGACAGTTCGTTTTTTTTCCATATAAGGTTTCTGGAGTCTCTATGGAAAATACCTTATTTAATAATGACAAGGTTTTAATCAATCATCTCACCCATTCAATAGACGATCTGCAAAGATTTGATATAGTTGTTGTTAATTCCCCCCTAGAAAACACTTCTAATAAAAAAACAATTATAAAAAGAGTAGTTGGTTTACCTGGAGATAGAATAGAATATAAATCACAGATGCTTTATATAAATGGACTTCAGGTAAAAGATGCATACTCAAAAGGTAAAACAGCTGATTTTTCATTGAAAAATATTTATGGTTTCGAAAGGGTTCCAAATAATACAATTTTTGTATTAGGGGATAATCGTGAAGAAAGCTTAGACAGTAGATTTAAAGAAATAGGATTTATATCTTTGAATGATATTGAAGGTAAGGTAATTTTACGCTATAAACCATTAAATAAATTTATGAAATTTTAA
- a CDS encoding sigma-70 family RNA polymerase sigma factor, producing MNQSYSSLNRDDSLNKTITQGSTARSIKPMANLEENTFEIKEIGNYKVLSKQESLKLFQRYKHGEKDLRDYLFHVNVGLVLSIARKYKNKHPDIEFDDLVQEGNEGMLRAMEDFNPALGYCFSTYAFWWIQKSMLGIICKKKSGSFKIPNYVNQFNLRFVELEDKYLQMYNRTPSVEEVAKELNVTSETVIKHNVYYKRATTITLDVDTINEDIGILNPFYDDSSAIPSTNEMVIEDLNYEIWLIFDEVLNPKQKMVLNLCFGLLDGKVYLHKEIAKALMITTERVSQIKDEAIKKLKKCDYKEEIFNLLHEKLKVMDELNMV from the coding sequence ATGAATCAATCATATAGCAGCTTGAATCGCGATGATTCATTAAATAAAACTATTACACAAGGTTCTACTGCAAGAAGTATTAAGCCAATGGCAAATCTAGAAGAAAACACTTTTGAAATTAAGGAAATTGGGAATTATAAGGTACTATCAAAACAAGAAAGTTTAAAATTATTTCAGCGGTACAAACATGGTGAAAAGGATCTACGTGATTATTTGTTTCATGTGAATGTAGGACTAGTATTATCTATTGCAAGAAAGTACAAAAACAAGCACCCTGATATAGAGTTTGATGATCTGGTCCAAGAAGGTAATGAGGGAATGTTACGGGCAATGGAAGATTTTAATCCGGCATTAGGGTATTGCTTTTCCACGTACGCTTTTTGGTGGATACAAAAAAGTATGTTAGGAATTATATGTAAAAAAAAGTCCGGATCTTTTAAAATCCCTAATTATGTGAATCAATTTAATTTAAGATTTGTCGAGTTAGAAGATAAATATCTACAAATGTACAACAGAACCCCTTCAGTGGAAGAAGTAGCAAAAGAGTTAAATGTAACTAGCGAAACAGTCATTAAGCACAACGTATATTATAAGCGAGCTACTACTATTACTTTGGATGTAGATACAATAAATGAAGATATAGGTATATTAAATCCATTCTATGATGATAGTTCAGCAATTCCGTCAACAAATGAGATGGTAATTGAAGACTTAAATTACGAGATATGGTTAATATTTGATGAAGTATTAAACCCAAAGCAAAAGATGGTACTAAATCTATGTTTTGGTCTTCTAGATGGTAAAGTATATTTGCATAAAGAAATTGCAAAAGCACTTATGATAACAACTGAAAGAGTGTCACAAATAAAGGATGAAGCAATTAAAAAATTGAAGAAATGTGACTATAAAGAAGAAATTTTTAATCTATTACATGAAAAGTTGAAAGTAATGGATGAACTTAATATGGTGTGA
- a CDS encoding DUF3854 domain-containing protein encodes MSIEKLVASRMLRPVRSMNKGNNERWFEFYRTTCPICGKQGWCMVNDSETKIICGRISSETVFGEAGYLHIIAEDQKRGYDFSQNQMIKEHKKKNDYNLDIIYTLFLEFLDVRDEHIKMLMGSKRRITREVINVRNYKSFPIKPWDTTKELIKKVGGKTSYIVGIPGFYAKETKDGRYFTFVGRRDSLLIPQRNIYNQICGFQCRIDNPEYMTVVKNHKPSFKAEVIEQPNVIEVTYKINGKIESIFKGKIDVKEWYEINYEGEKLGEVQLKLESKYIWISSGGKFHGTGAGNPLPIHVAVPSRELKSLGRGELIKKDNVWISEGSLKCDISAENLEELLTNEEKVMYGTTVVSIPGVKVWRILIEPLKKMGVKQATFALDMDMITNSDVQRSLLECAQALYQEGISINYASWDINLGKGLDDLLLNDYIPAIEKVR; translated from the coding sequence ATGTCAATTGAAAAGTTAGTAGCAAGTAGAATGTTAAGGCCAGTGAGAAGCATGAATAAGGGGAATAATGAGAGATGGTTTGAATTTTATAGAACAACGTGCCCTATATGTGGTAAGCAAGGATGGTGTATGGTTAATGATTCTGAAACTAAAATAATATGTGGACGAATTTCATCAGAAACAGTATTCGGGGAAGCAGGCTATTTACATATAATAGCTGAAGATCAAAAAAGGGGATATGACTTTTCTCAAAATCAGATGATTAAGGAACATAAGAAGAAAAATGATTACAACCTTGATATTATTTACACTTTATTCCTAGAATTTTTAGATGTGCGAGATGAACATATTAAAATGTTAATGGGATCAAAACGTAGGATTACAAGAGAAGTAATAAATGTTAGAAATTACAAAAGTTTTCCTATTAAACCTTGGGATACTACGAAAGAGCTAATAAAAAAAGTAGGGGGGAAAACAAGCTATATTGTTGGAATTCCAGGATTTTATGCAAAAGAAACAAAGGATGGAAGATATTTTACGTTTGTAGGAAGGAGAGATTCTTTATTAATACCGCAGAGAAATATATATAATCAGATATGCGGTTTTCAATGTAGAATTGATAATCCTGAATATATGACAGTTGTAAAAAATCATAAACCAAGCTTTAAGGCAGAAGTTATTGAGCAACCCAATGTTATAGAGGTGACCTATAAAATCAATGGGAAGATAGAGTCTATATTTAAAGGTAAAATCGATGTTAAAGAATGGTATGAAATTAATTATGAAGGTGAAAAATTAGGTGAAGTACAATTAAAGTTAGAAAGTAAATATATTTGGATCAGCTCAGGTGGGAAATTCCATGGAACAGGAGCTGGGAACCCATTGCCAATACATGTAGCAGTACCTAGTCGAGAGTTGAAAAGTTTGGGACGTGGAGAACTAATAAAAAAGGATAATGTATGGATTTCAGAAGGGAGTCTAAAGTGTGATATTTCTGCTGAAAACTTAGAGGAGCTTCTAACAAATGAGGAAAAAGTAATGTATGGTACCACAGTTGTATCAATACCTGGGGTTAAAGTATGGAGAATTTTAATTGAACCATTAAAAAAAATGGGAGTTAAACAGGCGACGTTCGCTTTAGATATGGATATGATTACAAATTCAGATGTTCAGCGGTCATTATTAGAATGTGCGCAAGCGCTTTATCAAGAAGGGATAAGTATTAATTATGCGAGTTGGGATATTAATCTTGGAAAGGGTCTAGATGATTTACTGTTAAACGATTATATTCCAGCAATAGAGAAAGTGAGATAA
- a CDS encoding MerR family transcriptional regulator, translated as MIEQDNKNTTEHMESNNTNSSHEDTFEKAWRITEFSKLVGRHHNTVYNWFNILEEKGLHGTLRTNNTNEKLYNTLDLDIALFIKLKRDEKWSLDAIIELLPHQFELRPVSPENQTSEVSTQLNMQEAAATIEKIVEQKIQMHLQNIELEYQGKFEDAIRAVLPEPEDPEMLKERQRQERLDNMIIQHRARTELRKQAEREWSSQPEETRIKKVGWFKKEEDLARKQLFIENYIDENMIEYMKNVMKTEK; from the coding sequence ATGATTGAACAAGATAACAAAAATACAACTGAACATATGGAGTCAAATAATACAAACTCTAGTCATGAAGATACTTTTGAAAAAGCTTGGCGAATAACAGAGTTTTCAAAACTAGTAGGCCGACATCATAACACTGTATACAATTGGTTCAATATCCTAGAGGAAAAGGGGTTACACGGAACATTAAGAACCAATAATACAAATGAAAAGCTATATAACACACTGGATTTAGACATAGCTTTATTTATCAAGCTAAAAAGGGATGAAAAGTGGTCGCTAGATGCAATTATTGAGCTTTTACCACATCAATTTGAACTAAGACCAGTTTCTCCAGAAAATCAAACCAGTGAAGTCTCAACCCAATTAAACATGCAGGAAGCTGCAGCGACTATTGAAAAAATAGTAGAGCAAAAGATTCAAATGCATTTACAAAACATTGAATTAGAGTATCAAGGAAAGTTTGAAGATGCTATACGTGCAGTGCTCCCTGAACCAGAAGACCCTGAAATGTTAAAAGAGCGCCAAAGACAAGAAAGACTAGATAATATGATAATTCAACATAGAGCGCGTACAGAATTAAGAAAACAAGCTGAAAGAGAGTGGAGTTCACAACCAGAAGAAACTCGTATTAAAAAAGTTGGTTGGTTTAAAAAAGAGGAAGATCTTGCGAGAAAACAACTTTTCATAGAAAACTATATTGATGAGAACATGATTGAATACATGAAAAATGTAATGAAAACAGAAAAATAA
- a CDS encoding cell division protein FtsZ — MAKNFLKNEVAVKMTMVGFGQAGTRMVDKFAEYKHTDGTAVYNCLALNSNDGDLAELKNVPKSNQVSLKLGGLGKNPERAVKVLESNEEAKDKLKEFITERVRPTDELVLFFAGLGGGTGTSTIIQAIEEFSAFHNKPVIAEELKSMAMKIPREELIKNQQKYARIAFNNAIERKDFIKMGIVVTLPVRADGPDVLRQVNKFSQEIWNLANDPAKGVAFVVFADNQHFYDEFKGLNENEKKGIGNSRDYANQRIGDIIHELNTAANGSGTSVILDSQDFKRILLERTGCLVINKVSRNMNQIENSEEIVDMFSESLKGSSFHHPIDLMKTNENGDLEASKVHHFGMLAILDEQKNIDDSFMDDAKVEVTNKLPINGTVFNGYLVSKNDFMGSVYTFYKTDALPSRLSKGLVEEYNEFKEKQSQIQYTKSQINTIEAQDSDDDFNINFGDYFELEPVKDEEPQTQNDEELAAFMDPDKMFGTK; from the coding sequence ATGGCAAAAAACTTTCTGAAAAACGAAGTAGCTGTGAAAATGACTATGGTTGGTTTTGGTCAAGCTGGAACTAGAATGGTAGATAAGTTTGCTGAGTATAAGCATACAGACGGTACAGCAGTTTATAATTGCCTAGCATTGAATAGTAATGATGGTGATTTAGCTGAACTGAAAAATGTGCCGAAAAGTAACCAAGTTTCACTAAAATTAGGTGGTTTGGGTAAGAATCCTGAGCGTGCTGTAAAGGTTTTAGAATCTAATGAAGAAGCTAAAGATAAATTAAAAGAATTCATAACGGAACGTGTTAGACCAACTGATGAATTAGTACTATTTTTTGCAGGTTTAGGCGGTGGTACAGGTACATCTACAATTATTCAAGCAATTGAAGAATTCTCCGCTTTTCATAATAAACCTGTAATTGCTGAAGAACTTAAAAGTATGGCAATGAAAATTCCTAGAGAAGAATTAATAAAAAATCAACAAAAGTATGCAAGAATTGCTTTCAATAATGCTATTGAGCGTAAAGATTTTATTAAAATGGGTATTGTAGTTACACTTCCAGTTAGAGCTGATGGGCCTGATGTACTAAGACAGGTGAATAAATTTTCACAAGAAATTTGGAACTTAGCTAATGATCCAGCGAAAGGCGTTGCATTTGTTGTATTTGCAGATAACCAACACTTCTATGATGAGTTTAAGGGATTAAACGAAAATGAGAAAAAAGGCATTGGAAACTCACGAGACTATGCAAACCAACGCATTGGAGATATTATTCATGAGTTAAATACAGCTGCAAATGGTTCAGGAACATCAGTAATTCTAGATTCTCAGGACTTTAAACGAATTTTACTAGAAAGAACAGGCTGTTTAGTAATTAATAAGGTTTCACGTAATATGAATCAAATTGAAAACAGTGAAGAAATTGTAGATATGTTCTCAGAATCATTGAAAGGAAGCTCATTCCATCACCCTATTGACCTAATGAAGACAAATGAAAATGGAGATTTAGAGGCATCGAAGGTACATCATTTTGGTATGTTAGCAATTTTAGATGAACAGAAGAACATTGATGACTCATTTATGGATGATGCAAAAGTAGAAGTGACAAATAAACTACCAATCAATGGAACTGTTTTTAATGGTTATTTAGTGAGTAAAAATGACTTTATGGGCAGCGTGTATACTTTCTATAAGACAGATGCACTACCATCACGTTTATCTAAAGGATTAGTTGAAGAATATAATGAATTTAAAGAAAAACAAAGTCAAATTCAATATACAAAGTCACAAATTAATACTATTGAAGCGCAGGACTCGGACGATGACTTCAATATTAACTTTGGTGATTACTTTGAATTAGAACCAGTTAAAGATGAAGAACCACAAACGCAAAATGATGAAGAATTAGCTGCATTTATGGATCCCGATAAGATGTTCGGAACAAAATAA
- a CDS encoding replication-relaxation family protein, with product MKKSFDYTVKYIVGENDRGVYFNRSDIFTVLFLYEQRTVSQIQLRKFYELISGEPISRTTFSSKLTKWAKMKLIKKENISVRKKRGFTLDFVSISSKGVKILYRLKLISDCSTSFVTKRQYEHNIAITQFVLNLLEAESQNEHTGAIVGGKGDYLFPLNSIVKQNLHLPNLMYSNSNDAYFLYEDEEYREMFQPELQPVSFLPDLPQLVYSFRPSKEFYPDSKGNPLIIPDWVITCNNSIINIEVDTGSENIPFLENKLKKYLDIAAASPSKQYYVLFSVIDDSYHTISTYKKRTTRVTNLKKSFSNIPRLCVVDNLNVYVCNMGGAALVVNNILQEIRKTNSLSKNHLLKKITERLNINSSFPYSVEWISNKNEMQTKGIQHSKLLELTDDILVLRKKSSDEEKNSLDYLEILCISTILKVGEVNAHFKLQQLSGLLAMQNQHRTLNPIKILGIYEADELERGQQAIFTDLFHNSIAPENIVLATSAELLNFTASFYSLKERVKQEFGECSSKEY from the coding sequence TTGAAAAAATCATTTGATTATACCGTTAAATATATCGTCGGGGAAAATGATCGTGGAGTTTATTTTAATCGTTCTGACATTTTTACAGTTTTATTTTTATATGAACAACGAACAGTATCTCAAATTCAATTACGCAAATTTTATGAATTGATAAGTGGAGAACCTATAAGTCGAACTACATTTTCATCAAAGCTAACCAAGTGGGCTAAAATGAAATTAATAAAAAAAGAAAACATAAGTGTGAGAAAAAAGCGCGGATTTACATTGGATTTTGTTTCTATCTCTTCAAAAGGGGTTAAAATATTATACCGATTGAAATTAATTTCTGATTGTAGTACCTCATTTGTTACCAAAAGGCAGTATGAACACAATATAGCTATTACACAATTTGTATTAAATTTACTTGAAGCAGAATCCCAAAATGAACATACTGGTGCAATTGTAGGTGGTAAGGGAGATTATCTTTTTCCGCTAAACTCGATTGTGAAGCAAAACTTACATTTGCCAAACCTAATGTACTCCAATTCAAATGATGCTTACTTTTTATACGAAGATGAAGAGTATCGCGAAATGTTTCAACCAGAACTTCAACCCGTTTCTTTCCTACCAGATTTACCTCAACTTGTATATTCATTTCGTCCATCTAAAGAATTTTATCCTGACTCAAAGGGAAACCCATTAATCATTCCTGATTGGGTTATTACTTGTAACAATTCTATTATCAACATTGAAGTTGATACAGGATCGGAAAACATTCCGTTTTTAGAAAATAAGTTAAAAAAATATCTCGATATCGCTGCCGCTAGCCCATCTAAGCAGTATTACGTGTTATTTTCTGTTATCGATGACTCCTACCATACCATTTCTACTTACAAAAAACGGACCACACGTGTAACAAATTTGAAAAAATCCTTTAGCAATATACCACGTTTATGTGTAGTGGATAACCTCAATGTTTACGTATGCAATATGGGTGGGGCGGCACTTGTAGTAAATAATATTCTTCAAGAAATTCGCAAAACTAATAGTTTAAGTAAAAATCACCTACTCAAAAAAATCACTGAACGTTTAAACATAAATTCTTCTTTCCCTTATTCGGTAGAGTGGATATCTAATAAAAATGAAATGCAAACGAAAGGAATTCAGCATTCTAAACTACTTGAGCTAACAGATGACATTTTGGTATTACGAAAAAAATCATCTGATGAAGAAAAAAATTCTTTAGATTACTTAGAAATATTATGTATATCAACAATACTTAAGGTAGGGGAGGTTAACGCACACTTTAAATTACAACAATTATCAGGATTGTTGGCCATGCAAAATCAACACCGAACACTAAACCCAATTAAGATCTTGGGGATATATGAAGCGGATGAATTAGAGCGTGGGCAGCAAGCCATTTTTACTGATTTGTTTCACAATTCCATAGCACCAGAGAATATAGTATTGGCTACTTCTGCTGAATTGCTTAATTTCACCGCTTCTTTTTATTCGTTAAAAGAGAGGGTGAAACAAGAATTTGGAGAATGCAGTTCAAAAGAATACTGA